In a single window of the Serratia quinivorans genome:
- the betA gene encoding Choline dehydrogenase: MEYDYIIIGAGSAGNVLATRLTEDADVSVLLLEAGGPDYRMDFRTQMPAALAFPLQGRRYNWAYETDPEPHMNNRRMECGRGKGLGGSSLINGMCYIRGNAMDFDNWAKAPGLEDWSYLDCLPYFRKAETRDIGPNDFHGGDGPVSVTTPKAGNNELFHAMVEAGVQAGYPRTEDLNGYQQEGFGPMDRTVTPKGRRASTARGYLDQARSRPNLKIVTHALTDRIRFDGKRAVGVDYLQGEAKDVTSARARREVLLCAGAIASPQILQRSGVGPAALLNRLDIDLVHELPGVGENLQDHLEMYLQYACKKPVSLYPALQWFNQPKIGAEWLFNGSGIGASNQFEAGGFIRSREEFAWPNIQYHFLPVAINYNGSNAVKEHGFQAHVGSMRSPSRGRVQVKSKDPRQHPSILFNYMATEQDWQEFRDAIRITREIMAQPALDEYRGREISPGPEVQTDEQLDAFVREHAETAFHPSCSCKMGEDEMAVVDGQGRVHGLEGLRVVDASIMPLIITGNLNATTIMIAEKIADRIRQRTPLPRSTAEYYVAGNAPVRKQ, translated from the coding sequence ATGGAATACGATTACATCATTATCGGGGCCGGCTCGGCCGGTAACGTATTAGCCACCCGTTTAACCGAAGACGCTGACGTCAGCGTGCTGCTGCTGGAAGCCGGCGGCCCGGACTATCGGATGGATTTTCGCACTCAGATGCCGGCGGCGTTGGCATTCCCGCTGCAGGGCCGCCGTTACAACTGGGCCTATGAAACCGACCCTGAGCCGCACATGAACAATCGCCGCATGGAATGTGGCCGTGGTAAGGGACTGGGCGGTTCATCGCTGATAAATGGCATGTGCTACATCCGCGGCAACGCGATGGATTTCGATAACTGGGCGAAGGCACCGGGTCTGGAAGACTGGAGCTACCTGGATTGTCTGCCGTATTTCCGCAAGGCGGAAACCCGCGATATCGGGCCGAACGATTTTCACGGCGGTGATGGCCCGGTCAGCGTTACCACGCCGAAAGCCGGTAACAACGAATTATTCCACGCGATGGTGGAGGCTGGCGTTCAGGCAGGCTACCCGCGTACCGAGGATCTGAACGGCTACCAGCAGGAAGGCTTCGGCCCGATGGATCGTACCGTCACGCCGAAAGGTCGTCGTGCCAGCACCGCTCGCGGTTATCTGGATCAGGCGCGTTCTCGCCCTAATTTGAAGATTGTGACCCACGCGCTGACCGATCGCATCCGCTTCGACGGCAAGCGGGCGGTGGGCGTTGACTACTTGCAGGGTGAAGCAAAGGATGTCACCAGTGCCCGTGCGCGTCGGGAAGTGCTGCTGTGCGCCGGGGCGATCGCCTCGCCACAGATCCTGCAGCGCTCCGGCGTGGGGCCGGCCGCCTTGCTGAACCGTCTGGATATTGATCTGGTACACGAACTGCCGGGGGTGGGTGAAAACCTGCAAGATCATCTGGAAATGTACCTGCAGTACGCCTGTAAAAAACCGGTGTCGCTGTACCCGGCGTTGCAATGGTTTAACCAGCCTAAAATCGGTGCGGAATGGCTATTCAATGGCAGCGGTATTGGTGCCAGTAACCAGTTTGAAGCCGGTGGTTTTATCCGCAGCCGTGAAGAGTTTGCCTGGCCGAACATTCAGTATCATTTCCTGCCGGTAGCGATTAACTACAACGGCAGTAATGCGGTGAAAGAGCACGGTTTCCAGGCACACGTCGGTTCGATGCGCTCCCCGAGCCGTGGCCGGGTGCAGGTCAAATCCAAAGATCCGCGCCAGCACCCGAGCATCTTGTTCAACTATATGGCGACCGAGCAGGACTGGCAGGAGTTCCGCGATGCCATCCGCATCACGCGTGAAATCATGGCGCAGCCGGCGTTGGATGAATACCGTGGTCGTGAGATAAGCCCAGGGCCGGAAGTGCAGACCGACGAGCAGTTGGACGCTTTTGTTCGTGAACATGCCGAAACCGCCTTCCATCCTTCCTGCTCATGCAAAATGGGTGAAGACGAAATGGCGGTGGTGGATGGTCAGGGCCGGGTGCACGGCCTGGAAGGGCTGCGGGTGGTGGATGCGTCAATTATGCCGTTGATCATTACCGGTAATCTGAATGCCACCACTATCATGATCGCCGAGAAAATCGCCGACCGTATCCGCCAACGCACGCCGCTGCCGCGCAGCACTGCAGAATACTACGTGGCCGGTAACGCCCCGGTGCGTAAACAGTAA